In Candidatus Kaistella beijingensis, a genomic segment contains:
- the purE gene encoding 5-(carboxyamino)imidazole ribonucleotide mutase: protein MVGIIMGSQSDLPIMRQAADFLKSLEIPYELTVVSAHRTPERMFDYAKSARNRGLKVIIAGAGGAAHLPGMVASCTTLPVIGVPILSSNSIDGWDSVLSILQMPSGIPVATVALNGATNAGILAAKILGTSELEIAKKLDAYQTSLKDKVLGTVDEIKKNHPNEYDMR from the coding sequence ATGGTCGGAATAATTATGGGCAGTCAAAGCGATTTGCCAATCATGCGACAAGCCGCGGACTTTTTGAAATCTTTGGAAATTCCTTATGAACTCACCGTGGTTTCTGCACACCGAACTCCAGAAAGAATGTTCGATTATGCAAAATCTGCTAGAAATCGTGGACTGAAAGTGATTATCGCAGGAGCAGGAGGAGCCGCTCATTTGCCGGGAATGGTGGCGAGTTGCACGACTTTACCCGTAATCGGAGTTCCGATTTTGTCCTCAAATTCGATTGACGGATGGGATTCTGTACTATCGATTCTGCAAATGCCATCGGGAATTCCTGTGGCGACCGTTGCGTTGAATGGAGCGACGAATGCGGGAATTTTGGCGGCGAAAATTTTGGGAACTTCAGAGTTGGAAATTGCCAAAAAATTAGATGCTTATCAAACTTCGTTGAAAGATAAAGTATTGGGAACGGTTGATGAAATCAAGAAAAATCATCCGAACGAATATGATATGAGGTGA
- a CDS encoding 5'-methylthioadenosine/S-adenosylhomocysteine nucleosidase family protein, with amino-acid sequence MTINGKLYNKILLVFALESEAGKEFDSFNKLFVGVGKIKATYHLSKAIQKSKPDLIINLGTAGSTVFDRGSIVNCNRFIQRDMDVRALGFKKFETPFSDEPILLEYGIKTSHLPNGICGSGDQFEMEHINPEYNVIDMEAFALAKVAEQEKIDFLCLKYISDGADGSAADDWTQEVKKASKALSKALQGLT; translated from the coding sequence ATGACAATTAACGGAAAGCTTTACAACAAAATCCTTTTGGTTTTTGCCCTTGAATCAGAAGCCGGAAAAGAATTTGATAGTTTTAATAAATTGTTTGTTGGTGTAGGAAAAATTAAAGCGACTTATCATCTATCAAAAGCCATTCAAAAATCTAAGCCAGATCTCATAATCAATTTGGGAACCGCAGGAAGTACAGTTTTTGACAGAGGAAGTATTGTTAACTGCAACCGTTTTATCCAGCGGGATATGGATGTAAGAGCATTGGGTTTTAAGAAATTTGAGACGCCATTTTCTGATGAACCAATTCTTTTGGAATATGGAATTAAAACAAGCCATCTCCCGAACGGGATCTGCGGTTCCGGCGACCAATTCGAAATGGAGCATATCAATCCTGAATATAATGTCATCGATATGGAAGCTTTTGCGTTGGCGAAAGTCGCTGAGCAGGAAAAAATCGATTTTCTGTGCCTCAAATATATCTCTGACGGTGCCGATGGCAGTGCTGCTGATGATTGGACTCAGGAAGTGAAAAAAGCGTCGAAGGCATTAAGTAAAG
- a CDS encoding DinB family protein, which translates to MTEFQKYIQRYLDLIPSENWLEEMKISGNKTLEIYQNLSEENSNFAYAEGKWTLKELLQHLIDAERIFAYRALRFARKDQTALAGWDEEEYAKHYFSSERTLKSLVDEFENVRKSSVLFFENLNQEQLSSKGIANGNEISVETIGKLIVGHNLHHLNIISERYILILPVVHLAQINF; encoded by the coding sequence ATGACAGAATTTCAAAAATACATTCAGCGTTATTTAGACTTAATTCCATCTGAAAACTGGTTGGAAGAAATGAAAATTTCCGGAAATAAAACTTTAGAAATTTATCAAAATCTTTCTGAAGAAAATTCCAATTTTGCCTACGCAGAAGGAAAATGGACTTTGAAAGAATTGCTGCAACACCTCATCGATGCGGAAAGAATTTTTGCTTATCGTGCATTAAGATTTGCAAGAAAAGACCAAACAGCGCTTGCAGGTTGGGATGAAGAAGAATATGCGAAACACTATTTTTCTTCTGAAAGAACCTTAAAAAGTTTGGTTGATGAATTTGAAAACGTTCGGAAATCTTCTGTCCTGTTTTTTGAAAATTTGAATCAAGAACAATTATCTTCAAAAGGAATTGCGAACGGAAACGAAATTTCGGTGGAAACGATTGGGAAATTGATAGTTGGGCACAATTTGCACCATTTGAATATTATTTCGGAAAGATATATATTGATACTACCTGTTGTGCATTTAGCACAAATTAATTTTTAA
- a CDS encoding barstar family protein yields the protein MNVYIDFTDIGDYEDFYDQLKEKLPLPDYFGDNLDALYDSVTGFVELPLHLEFVNMSVEQLETFEDLLTTLEDAHDEVEDFTFSYYLEQYEDEE from the coding sequence ATGAATGTCTATATAGATTTTACAGATATAGGGGATTACGAAGATTTCTACGACCAACTCAAAGAAAAGCTTCCGTTGCCGGATTATTTTGGGGATAATTTGGATGCGCTTTATGATTCTGTCACAGGATTTGTTGAACTTCCGCTTCATTTGGAATTTGTCAATATGAGTGTGGAACAACTGGAAACTTTTGAGGATTTGCTTACCACTCTGGAAGATGCGCACGATGAGGTAGAAGATTTTACTTTTTCCTATTATCTGGAGCAGTATGAAGACGAGGAATGA
- the gldC gene encoding gliding motility protein GldC, with protein sequence MRKTQITIDVELDENHVPEMMTWNAQDGGIEKQETKATMISVWDHKAMEALRIDLWTKEMPVDQMKMFIHQILISLGNTYERATGEEDVAKWMEEMAEEFAKKSAIRM encoded by the coding sequence ATGAGAAAAACCCAAATTACCATAGACGTCGAATTAGACGAAAACCACGTTCCAGAAATGATGACTTGGAATGCACAGGATGGCGGAATTGAAAAACAGGAAACCAAAGCAACCATGATTTCCGTATGGGATCATAAAGCAATGGAAGCTTTAAGAATAGACCTTTGGACCAAAGAAATGCCGGTTGACCAAATGAAAATGTTCATCCACCAAATTTTAATATCTTTGGGAAACACGTACGAACGTGCAACCGGTGAAGAAGATGTCGCAAAATGGATGGAGGAAATGGCGGAAGAATTTGCGAAGAAATCGGCGATTAGAATGTAA
- the gldB gene encoding gliding motility lipoprotein GldB: MKKIFFLCFVLSLLLLQNCKKENQNPWKIEIKNPAQKVEITDISKELYDLNIPLENFKQKYPWFQGTVSDEDFAIRRADENESKIYKEAISKIDVAKLNKDLTDLFSHIKNYFPEFKEPKVFLYSSALQGVMEPVFYQPEQNMLFIDVTGFMGENNPNYKGIEQYFQTSMNPQNIVPKVSEIFAEFFVPRNLEHQKFIDELIYQGKLMTLQDAFLPDFPDYLKMNYTQKQYDWAIANEANIWNFFVENNLVFSDDTRLGERFIKPGPFSKFYTEIDNESSPQIGIFTGWQICRKFFNENPKTKLQDFLKMNAQEIFNQSNYKPKN, encoded by the coding sequence ATGAAAAAAATATTTTTTTTATGCTTTGTACTTTCCCTTCTTCTCTTACAAAATTGCAAGAAGGAAAACCAAAATCCATGGAAAATAGAAATTAAAAATCCTGCCCAAAAAGTGGAAATCACCGATATTTCTAAAGAATTATATGATTTGAATATTCCTTTAGAAAACTTTAAACAAAAATATCCGTGGTTTCAGGGAACGGTTTCTGATGAAGACTTTGCCATCAGAAGAGCCGACGAAAATGAGTCAAAAATCTACAAAGAAGCGATTTCAAAAATTGATGTCGCAAAACTCAACAAAGATTTAACTGATTTATTCTCTCACATTAAAAATTATTTCCCTGAATTTAAAGAACCAAAAGTTTTCCTTTATTCATCAGCTTTGCAAGGAGTAATGGAACCTGTTTTTTATCAACCTGAACAAAACATGCTTTTCATTGACGTAACAGGTTTTATGGGCGAAAACAATCCAAATTACAAAGGAATCGAACAATATTTTCAAACTTCGATGAATCCACAAAATATTGTTCCTAAAGTTTCTGAAATCTTTGCCGAATTTTTTGTTCCAAGAAATCTTGAACATCAAAAATTTATTGACGAATTAATTTATCAAGGAAAACTGATGACTTTGCAGGATGCTTTCCTCCCCGATTTTCCTGATTATCTGAAAATGAATTACACCCAAAAACAATACGATTGGGCAATCGCGAACGAAGCCAATATTTGGAATTTCTTTGTAGAAAACAATTTGGTTTTCAGTGACGATACGAGATTGGGCGAAAGATTTATCAAACCAGGACCATTCTCAAAATTCTACACCGAAATCGACAACGAATCTTCCCCACAAATCGGCATTTTCACGGGATGGCAAATCTGCAGGAAATTTTTTAACGAAAATCCAAAAACAAAACTCCAAGATTTCCTAAAAATGAACGCACAGGAAATTTTTAATCAAAGTAATTATAAACCTAAAAATTGA
- a CDS encoding lactate utilization protein B, which yields MGKVNVEDNARKFIKQDDVHEAQHDKNLYNTIIKRSKVSSEIPEWEELRNLASQIKEHTLTHLDHYIEQFATKAEENGITVHFAKDADEHNAIVFDILNSHGAKRIIKSKSMLQEECGMTPFLEERGIDVLETDLGERIQQLSDERPSHIVMPAIQKTTEDIAKLFADKIGTDPNDDDPHSLAEAMRNNARPKFLVADAGMTGANFAVAETGTFVVCTNEGNADLTASIPPLHIASIGIEKILPKVEDLGVFIRLLSRSALGTPATQYTSHFSGPREGSEMHIVLTDNGRSKRLSMDKFWHSLKCIRCGACMNTCPVYRRSGGLSYGATYSGPIGIILDPTFDEDTYSELPFHSSLCGSCTEICPVHINISDQIIEWRKVMMEKKKTPFGRRLAFAAADRMLGSATAFKMMEKTTYNMLNILPKSLLENSTLDPWVEDRELPDVKKETFRDWYKKNRKNND from the coding sequence ATGGGAAAAGTAAACGTAGAAGATAACGCCCGCAAGTTCATCAAGCAGGATGATGTTCACGAGGCGCAACACGATAAAAATCTTTATAATACTATCATTAAACGTAGTAAAGTATCCTCTGAGATTCCGGAATGGGAAGAGCTTAGGAATCTGGCTTCGCAAATCAAAGAACATACGCTGACGCATTTGGATCACTACATTGAACAGTTTGCAACAAAAGCCGAGGAAAACGGTATCACTGTTCACTTTGCAAAAGATGCCGATGAACATAATGCTATTGTTTTTGATATTCTGAATTCCCACGGCGCAAAGCGCATCATCAAAAGCAAATCGATGCTGCAGGAAGAATGCGGGATGACACCTTTTCTTGAAGAACGAGGAATTGATGTCCTGGAGACCGATCTGGGTGAGCGAATCCAGCAACTATCAGACGAGCGCCCAAGTCATATTGTAATGCCTGCCATCCAAAAAACGACAGAAGATATTGCCAAACTATTTGCAGATAAAATTGGTACGGATCCCAACGATGATGATCCGCATTCTCTCGCAGAAGCAATGAGGAACAATGCCCGGCCCAAATTTTTGGTGGCAGATGCCGGGATGACAGGCGCCAATTTTGCCGTTGCCGAAACCGGTACTTTTGTAGTCTGTACTAATGAAGGTAATGCCGATCTTACTGCAAGCATTCCACCGCTTCATATTGCCAGTATTGGTATAGAAAAGATCCTGCCGAAGGTAGAAGATCTGGGTGTTTTTATCAGACTACTTTCCCGCAGTGCTTTAGGGACGCCGGCAACGCAGTATACTTCTCATTTTTCAGGCCCAAGAGAAGGATCTGAGATGCACATTGTACTCACAGATAATGGTAGGAGCAAACGATTGTCTATGGACAAGTTCTGGCATTCTCTCAAGTGTATCCGTTGTGGTGCCTGTATGAATACCTGCCCGGTGTACAGAAGGAGTGGCGGATTGTCTTATGGTGCTACTTATTCCGGCCCGATTGGGATTATTCTGGATCCTACTTTTGATGAAGACACCTATTCAGAATTACCTTTCCATTCATCGCTTTGCGGCTCGTGTACAGAGATTTGCCCCGTTCATATTAATATTTCGGACCAGATTATTGAGTGGCGAAAAGTGATGATGGAGAAAAAGAAAACACCTTTTGGCAGAAGGCTGGCATTTGCTGCTGCTGACCGAATGCTGGGCAGTGCAACTGCTTTTAAAATGATGGAAAAGACCACTTATAATATGCTGAATATTCTCCCAAAATCTCTATTGGAAAACAGCACGTTGGATCCTTGGGTAGAAGACCGTGAATTGCCTGACGTGAAAAAAGAAACCTTCAGAGACTGGTACAAAAAAAACCGAAAAAACAATGACTAA
- a CDS encoding (Fe-S)-binding protein — protein sequence MKVALFIPCYIDLIYPKVGIATLELLERLGVEVTVPLQQTCCGQPMANEGDQKHSIRTETQFCENFKDLNFDYIVGPAGSCVKHVKLHMDAIPQTETVTEIRHKTIELVEFLHDVLKIEEFPWADFQHTVAIHNSCSSIRGLHIASRFEWQEPYFNKTEDLLKKVSGVKVETIDRPQECCGFGGTFCVTDEAVSAKMGQDKVADYTRHKVEYVVSPDMSCLMHQEGIAKREKSDLKFVHIAQVLNNGPF from the coding sequence ATGAAAGTAGCACTGTTTATCCCCTGTTATATAGACCTGATTTACCCAAAAGTTGGAATCGCAACACTTGAGCTTTTGGAGCGATTGGGCGTAGAGGTCACAGTACCTCTGCAGCAGACTTGTTGTGGACAGCCTATGGCCAATGAGGGCGATCAGAAACATTCTATAAGGACAGAAACTCAGTTTTGTGAAAATTTTAAGGATTTGAATTTTGATTATATCGTTGGGCCGGCAGGGAGTTGTGTCAAGCACGTCAAGCTCCATATGGATGCAATTCCGCAAACCGAAACTGTTACAGAAATCCGTCACAAAACCATAGAATTAGTAGAGTTTTTACACGATGTTCTCAAGATAGAAGAATTCCCTTGGGCAGATTTCCAGCATACGGTGGCTATCCATAATTCCTGCAGTTCTATCCGCGGCTTACACATTGCATCCCGTTTTGAGTGGCAGGAACCTTACTTTAATAAAACCGAAGATCTGTTAAAGAAGGTGTCAGGAGTTAAAGTAGAAACGATTGACAGGCCACAAGAATGCTGTGGCTTTGGCGGAACGTTCTGCGTTACCGATGAAGCCGTGAGTGCCAAGATGGGACAGGACAAAGTTGCTGATTACACAAGGCATAAAGTAGAATATGTAGTTTCCCCGGATATGTCTTGCCTGATGCATCAGGAAGGCATTGCCAAAAGAGAAAAATCAGACCTCAAATTTGTACATATTGCTCAGGTTTTGAATAACGGACCATTCTAA
- a CDS encoding ribonuclease domain-containing protein — translation MNKQNLKLFLFFIIGLLSAFLAMYLFNNYKIEKKNQTETSQNSTVNQRNSESDFSRENPGKSSTFSGNIDELTEERKVIDYVRANKQLPDYYLTKSEARNQGWIASKGNLCDVLPGRAIGGDKFSNREKTLPKGEQYFEADVNYNCGHRNADRIVFTKNGEVWLTHDHYKSFQKQ, via the coding sequence ATGAACAAACAAAATCTAAAACTTTTCCTTTTCTTCATCATCGGTTTATTGTCGGCTTTTTTGGCGATGTATCTTTTTAATAACTATAAAATTGAAAAGAAAAATCAAACTGAAACTTCGCAAAATTCGACCGTAAATCAAAGAAATAGTGAAAGTGATTTTAGTAGAGAAAATCCAGGAAAATCTTCAACTTTTTCAGGAAATATCGATGAACTAACAGAAGAAAGAAAAGTCATCGATTACGTAAGAGCCAACAAGCAACTTCCTGATTATTACCTCACAAAATCAGAAGCGAGGAATCAAGGCTGGATTGCATCAAAAGGAAATCTCTGCGATGTTTTGCCGGGAAGAGCAATCGGAGGCGACAAATTTTCAAACCGCGAAAAAACCTTGCCGAAAGGAGAACAATATTTTGAAGCCGACGTGAATTACAATTGCGGCCACCGAAATGCGGACCGCATCGTCTTTACAAAAAATGGTGAGGTTTGGCTAACTCATGATCACTACAAAAGTTTTCAAAAACAATAA
- a CDS encoding LutC/YkgG family protein: protein MTKEELLSSVRTNLANREKVDYPAIPDYKKPGADLKALFEINAKIAAVDFYDVASVEEAQEIMRKKLPDIKVTCSATPEWSGNKDIHVQKPADLNDVDLGVFRAEFGVAEMGMVWVTEKSLVTNSLGYLSQHLAVLLDPEDLTENMHTAYKRVDFPHSHYGCFVMGPSATADISAVLVHGAQGARTLTLFFLKKPMP from the coding sequence ATGACTAAAGAAGAATTACTGAGTTCGGTAAGAACCAATCTTGCTAACCGCGAAAAAGTGGATTATCCCGCCATCCCGGATTATAAAAAGCCAGGAGCAGATCTTAAAGCGCTTTTTGAGATTAACGCCAAAATTGCCGCTGTCGATTTTTATGATGTCGCATCGGTAGAAGAAGCGCAGGAGATTATGCGAAAAAAGCTTCCTGATATTAAGGTCACCTGCTCTGCAACGCCAGAGTGGTCAGGGAATAAAGATATACACGTGCAAAAGCCTGCGGATCTTAATGATGTGGATTTGGGTGTTTTCCGTGCAGAGTTTGGTGTGGCAGAGATGGGAATGGTCTGGGTTACCGAAAAATCTCTGGTTACCAATTCATTAGGTTATTTGTCTCAGCATCTGGCTGTTTTGCTGGATCCGGAAGATTTGACCGAAAATATGCATACCGCCTACAAAAGAGTAGATTTTCCACACTCGCATTATGGCTGTTTTGTGATGGGGCCATCTGCAACTGCAGACATCAGCGCCGTTTTGGTACATGGTGCACAGGGCGCACGGACATTGACTTTGTTCTTTCTGAAAAAACCTATGCCCTAA
- a CDS encoding cystathionine gamma-synthase produces the protein MNFNTKVIHGGQHHESATGSVNVPVFLTSTFAQKSPGIHSGYEYSRAANPTRQALEDSLASIENGARGLAFGSGLAAIDCVLKLLNPGDEVIAVDDLYGGTYRMFVRLFEKYQLKFTFVNFDDVSKIADLITDKTKLIWLETPTNPLMKLVDIKAVTDLVKEKDILVAVDNTFASPYIQRPLDLGADIVMHSATKYLGGHSDVIAGALIAKDAELGEKLHFIQFATGGILGPHDSYLVLRGIKTLALRMQRHSDNGLEIAKYLENHPAVEKVFYPGLKSHPQHDLALKQMKESGGMVSFTFKSGKKEDAIKFLEKLKVFTLAESLGGVESLANHPALMTHASIPAEKRAELGITDDLVRLSVGIEDKDDLIADLERAFA, from the coding sequence ATGAACTTCAATACCAAAGTAATCCACGGTGGACAACACCACGAATCAGCGACAGGTTCTGTAAATGTGCCTGTATTTTTAACCTCAACTTTTGCACAAAAATCGCCGGGAATTCATTCCGGTTACGAATATTCGAGAGCGGCAAATCCAACAAGACAAGCTTTGGAAGACAGTTTGGCCTCCATTGAAAACGGAGCGAGAGGATTGGCTTTCGGTTCCGGTTTGGCTGCAATCGACTGTGTTTTAAAATTACTAAATCCGGGCGACGAAGTGATTGCTGTTGACGATTTATACGGCGGAACTTACAGAATGTTTGTGCGACTTTTCGAAAAATATCAGCTGAAATTCACTTTCGTTAATTTTGATGATGTTTCTAAAATTGCAGATTTAATTACCGATAAAACCAAATTAATTTGGCTTGAAACACCGACCAATCCTTTGATGAAATTGGTGGACATCAAAGCAGTAACCGATTTGGTGAAAGAAAAAGACATCTTGGTTGCTGTGGACAATACTTTTGCGTCGCCCTACATTCAAAGACCTTTGGATCTGGGAGCGGATATTGTGATGCATTCTGCGACAAAATATTTGGGAGGACATTCCGATGTGATTGCGGGTGCTTTGATTGCTAAAGATGCGGAACTCGGAGAAAAACTCCATTTCATCCAATTTGCGACCGGTGGAATTTTGGGTCCACACGATTCTTACCTGGTTTTGCGAGGAATTAAAACTTTGGCTTTAAGAATGCAAAGACATTCCGATAACGGTTTAGAAATCGCAAAATATTTGGAAAATCATCCTGCGGTCGAAAAAGTTTTTTATCCGGGATTGAAATCTCATCCACAACACGATTTAGCTTTAAAGCAAATGAAAGAAAGCGGCGGAATGGTTTCATTCACCTTTAAATCGGGCAAAAAAGAAGACGCCATCAAATTTTTGGAAAAGCTGAAAGTGTTCACTTTGGCAGAAAGTTTAGGCGGCGTGGAATCATTGGCGAATCATCCCGCATTGATGACGCACGCTTCAATTCCTGCTGAAAAACGTGCGGAATTGGGAATTACCGACGACTTAGTTCGTTTAAGCGTCGGAATCGAGGACAAAGATGATTTGATTGCCGATCTGGAAAGAGCTTTTGCGTAG
- a CDS encoding GNAT family N-acetyltransferase yields MAKIFVETERLILRELVPEDAERMFLLDGNPEVMRFLGRNTVTKVEESSEIIEKIRKQYRENGIGRWAVVEKSSNLLIGWSGLKFLTEEINGFKNVYELGYRFLPESWGKGYASESAGASLNYGFNILDVEVIYASATIDNDGSNHVLRKLGFTEKGTFIDPLDHEECFWYELRKEDFQR; encoded by the coding sequence ATGGCAAAAATCTTCGTCGAAACAGAAAGGCTTATTTTGAGGGAATTGGTTCCCGAAGATGCTGAAAGAATGTTTTTGCTCGACGGTAATCCCGAAGTGATGAGGTTTCTCGGAAGAAATACTGTAACTAAAGTTGAAGAATCCAGCGAAATTATTGAAAAAATTAGAAAACAGTACCGCGAAAACGGAATTGGAAGATGGGCGGTTGTAGAAAAATCCTCAAATCTATTAATTGGTTGGAGCGGCTTGAAATTTTTGACCGAAGAAATCAACGGCTTCAAAAATGTCTATGAATTAGGCTATCGTTTTCTTCCCGAATCTTGGGGAAAAGGTTACGCATCAGAATCGGCGGGAGCTTCTTTGAATTACGGTTTCAATATTTTAGATGTCGAGGTGATTTATGCTTCTGCAACGATTGATAATGATGGTTCCAATCACGTTCTTCGAAAACTGGGTTTCACAGAGAAAGGAACTTTCATTGATCCTTTAGATCATGAAGAATGCTTTTGGTATGAGTTAAGAAAAGAAGATTTTCAAAGGTAA
- a CDS encoding HdeD family acid-resistance protein, giving the protein MGTTFFKTIKNTVKHWYLPLIVGILLVIMGLYMFSIPQATYLSLVLFFSASFLVFGIMELVFAIQNKDNLDNWGWYLVGALLDLFVGIILFFQPQVAFVALPYFVGFSLMFRSVQGIGFAFDLKSYGVLQWGNLALISFLGLIASVILILNPVLAGISLVVITAVAFIFSGISAIVLAFNLKKLKNYPNKISKELKDKIESLKNEYHNELNK; this is encoded by the coding sequence ATGGGAACAACATTTTTTAAAACTATCAAAAACACAGTTAAGCATTGGTATTTACCTTTAATTGTAGGTATTTTACTGGTGATTATGGGATTGTATATGTTTAGCATTCCACAAGCCACTTACCTGTCTCTGGTACTGTTTTTCAGTGCGTCATTTTTGGTTTTCGGGATTATGGAACTTGTGTTTGCAATACAAAACAAGGATAATCTGGACAATTGGGGCTGGTATCTGGTAGGTGCTTTGCTAGATCTTTTTGTAGGGATTATATTATTTTTTCAGCCGCAGGTGGCATTTGTTGCTTTGCCCTATTTTGTTGGATTTTCATTAATGTTCCGTTCTGTACAGGGGATTGGTTTTGCCTTTGATCTCAAAAGCTATGGAGTTTTGCAGTGGGGGAATCTGGCGCTGATCAGTTTTCTTGGCCTTATCGCGTCTGTTATTCTAATCCTTAATCCTGTCTTAGCCGGTATTTCTCTGGTTGTTATAACAGCTGTGGCATTTATTTTTTCTGGTATCTCTGCAATAGTTCTTGCATTCAATCTCAAAAAACTGAAAAACTATCCGAACAAAATCAGCAAAGAGTTGAAAGACAAAATTGAATCACTTAAAAATGAATATCATAATGAACTTAATAAATAA
- the nadE gene encoding NAD(+) synthase, translated as MQTEKIIDKIVSWLKDYATKAGVKGYVIGVSGGVDSGVVSTLCAMTGLDLLMLEMPIRQKEDQVNRAWEHMNDITKRFPNAKAMSVNLTPAFEELYKTFDVKDDEFPSEKLAFANTRSRLRMLTLYYYGQINSLLVCGTGNKVEDFGIGFYTKYGDGGVDVSPIADLYKTEVYELARALNLVESIQNAIPTDGLWDVERTDEQQIGATYPELEKIQKEWGTKTEEDYSGRDLEVFKIFKRMNRAAQHKINPIPVCDIPEEWRN; from the coding sequence ATGCAAACAGAAAAAATAATAGATAAAATCGTTTCGTGGCTAAAAGATTACGCCACGAAAGCTGGCGTGAAAGGTTACGTCATCGGAGTTTCGGGTGGAGTAGATTCTGGAGTGGTCTCTACACTTTGCGCAATGACGGGACTCGATTTGCTGATGCTCGAAATGCCGATTCGCCAAAAAGAAGATCAGGTGAATCGAGCTTGGGAACACATGAACGACATCACCAAAAGATTTCCAAACGCAAAAGCGATGAGCGTGAATTTGACTCCCGCTTTTGAGGAATTATACAAAACTTTCGATGTAAAAGATGACGAATTTCCTTCCGAAAAACTCGCATTTGCCAATACAAGAAGTCGTTTGCGAATGTTGACGCTTTATTATTACGGACAAATCAATTCACTTTTGGTTTGTGGAACGGGAAATAAGGTGGAAGATTTCGGAATTGGATTTTACACCAAATATGGCGACGGTGGAGTAGATGTTTCCCCAATCGCAGATTTATACAAAACAGAAGTTTATGAATTGGCAAGAGCTTTAAATTTGGTAGAATCGATTCAAAACGCGATACCAACCGATGGACTTTGGGATGTGGAAAGAACCGACGAGCAACAAATCGGTGCAACGTATCCAGAACTCGAAAAAATTCAGAAAGAGTGGGGCACAAAAACAGAAGAAGATTATTCGGGAAGAGATTTGGAAGTTTTCAAAATTTTCAAGAGAATGAACAGAGCTGCGCAACACAAAATCAATCCCATCCCGGTTTGCGACATTCCGGAAGAATGGCGAAATTGA